In a single window of the Pseudodesulfovibrio profundus genome:
- a CDS encoding toprim domain-containing protein, whose translation MTYRKDIGVEEVVRALLAESSLQFQQQGEYLRKGICPCCGKKELFISTEKPWKVQCGRLNKCGWSSSTRELLPDLFADFATKYPPTEKDRNATASAYLGIDRGFDLSKIRGWYEQGSFQRPRSNEFTPTVRFYIDKGAGIWMERFIDNRFIQKIGRKAHFQGAHKGMAWTPPDFSLNEGDRCFLVEGCIHAAAMYHMKEPKNAAACLSSGNFPSLFIEEHSGKNITWVIALDGDKAGRKGTRRFVRMLQEMGEKYEVLLLPDNGMDWDDYYRDGRLTDTFINDRLYHGKLFMAENVHEKAYYMYMRNGYRTFTLDYANALYSAEVYTDKIEGELSPGKKEDGEPEPEKIDLGSEQGWNIFMRHHDVDKLSNTLPRFLYMEIDDVMGEQYYVFEIHYANGTAPDIVRLEGTNITSPDALHKALLNKTRGGVFDGDFKQLKSLRDRWLGKRMRMVSSIPFVGYDDKTKAYVFQDRAYLNGKELEMNKDGYFDVGQRGIKTSLMGTHIVTEGEFDPSWLDKYITAFHYQGMVLLAFWVGSLFVQQVRDRHKSFPFLEFTGEPGAGKSTALEFLWACCGRDDWEGFDIMKATVAGRRRAMNQVSNMPVVLIESDRDNGSPDAKAKQFDFDLCKPFFNGRGTGTLGIAKRGNDIEESPFRSALIISQNAEVDGSEALLQRVVHVHVDKRHHKPGSRDIARWFEKQNSKTVGGFLRKALKNERKILETYEQAFHHFEDLFSKSDKIRNERIAKNHAQVAAFGKALQIMFPSMTDERVAKLGDYILERAEAREQRLAADHPLVEQFWETVQYINNAREADTEEFLNHSNKHEQIAINLNQYRKECLHQGQELPDMNQLKKLLKHGKRHKLIASGKNVSSRWEKYKSSDLDESGKQIWKPKVHRCWIFKR comes from the coding sequence GTGACATACCGAAAAGACATAGGAGTTGAAGAGGTTGTCCGTGCGTTGCTGGCCGAATCTTCCCTCCAATTCCAGCAACAGGGCGAATACCTTCGGAAGGGGATTTGTCCCTGTTGCGGGAAAAAGGAACTGTTCATCAGCACGGAAAAGCCTTGGAAGGTTCAGTGTGGCAGGCTTAACAAATGTGGTTGGTCATCCTCTACCCGCGAATTACTCCCTGATTTGTTTGCTGACTTCGCCACCAAATATCCACCTACTGAAAAAGATAGGAACGCCACAGCTTCTGCATATCTCGGAATTGACCGAGGCTTTGACCTTTCCAAAATTCGAGGCTGGTATGAGCAAGGTTCATTTCAACGGCCACGCTCAAATGAGTTCACACCCACTGTGCGCTTTTACATTGATAAGGGGGCAGGCATCTGGATGGAGCGATTCATTGACAACCGATTCATTCAAAAGATTGGCCGCAAAGCACACTTTCAAGGTGCACACAAAGGAATGGCGTGGACCCCGCCCGACTTTTCTTTGAATGAAGGTGATCGCTGTTTTCTGGTTGAAGGCTGTATACATGCAGCGGCAATGTACCACATGAAAGAGCCTAAGAATGCTGCAGCCTGCTTATCGTCTGGCAACTTCCCAAGCCTTTTCATTGAGGAACACAGCGGCAAAAATATAACCTGGGTCATAGCTCTGGATGGAGACAAAGCCGGACGCAAGGGAACAAGACGGTTTGTGCGAATGCTGCAGGAAATGGGCGAGAAGTATGAGGTCCTACTCCTGCCGGATAACGGGATGGATTGGGATGATTACTACCGTGATGGACGGCTCACCGATACTTTTATCAATGATCGTCTCTACCACGGCAAGTTGTTCATGGCCGAGAATGTCCATGAAAAAGCCTATTACATGTACATGCGGAACGGGTACCGCACCTTCACTCTGGATTATGCCAACGCGCTTTATTCCGCAGAGGTCTACACCGACAAGATTGAAGGCGAGCTTTCCCCAGGTAAGAAGGAAGACGGCGAACCAGAGCCGGAGAAAATTGACCTGGGTTCGGAACAGGGCTGGAACATTTTCATGCGTCACCATGACGTGGACAAATTATCCAACACTCTCCCGCGCTTTCTTTACATGGAAATCGACGACGTCATGGGTGAACAGTACTACGTTTTCGAGATTCACTACGCCAACGGCACCGCACCGGATATCGTTCGTCTGGAGGGGACAAACATTACCAGTCCCGACGCGCTGCATAAGGCGCTGCTGAACAAGACCCGAGGCGGCGTCTTCGATGGAGACTTCAAACAATTGAAGAGCCTGCGGGACCGCTGGCTTGGCAAACGAATGCGGATGGTCTCGTCCATTCCCTTTGTTGGATATGATGACAAGACAAAAGCCTATGTCTTTCAGGACCGCGCCTACTTAAATGGCAAAGAACTGGAAATGAACAAGGATGGCTACTTTGATGTCGGGCAGCGAGGTATCAAAACAAGCCTGATGGGAACTCACATCGTCACGGAAGGTGAATTTGATCCATCCTGGCTAGACAAATATATCACAGCCTTTCATTACCAGGGCATGGTCCTGCTGGCCTTCTGGGTCGGCAGTCTGTTTGTTCAACAAGTCAGGGACAGGCACAAGTCTTTTCCTTTTTTGGAGTTCACCGGCGAACCTGGTGCAGGTAAGTCGACGGCGCTTGAATTCCTTTGGGCCTGTTGTGGCCGTGACGATTGGGAAGGATTCGATATCATGAAGGCCACGGTTGCAGGCCGACGTCGAGCAATGAACCAGGTATCCAATATGCCTGTCGTTCTCATCGAGTCTGATCGGGACAATGGATCACCCGATGCCAAGGCAAAGCAGTTTGATTTTGACCTCTGCAAACCATTCTTTAACGGACGCGGTACCGGCACACTCGGAATAGCCAAGCGCGGCAACGACATCGAGGAGAGCCCATTCCGTTCAGCCCTCATCATCAGCCAAAACGCAGAAGTCGACGGATCCGAAGCACTGCTGCAGCGCGTCGTCCATGTCCATGTCGACAAGCGCCACCATAAGCCGGGATCGCGAGACATCGCCCGATGGTTTGAAAAGCAAAACAGTAAAACCGTTGGCGGCTTTCTCCGCAAAGCTTTGAAAAACGAGCGAAAGATTCTCGAAACCTATGAGCAGGCTTTTCACCATTTTGAAGACCTCTTCAGCAAAAGCGACAAAATCCGCAACGAGCGAATAGCCAAGAACCACGCCCAGGTCGCAGCCTTCGGGAAAGCACTACAAATCATGTTTCCCAGCATGACAGATGAACGAGTTGCGAAGCTTGGCGACTATATATTGGAACGAGCCGAAGCCAGGGAGCAGCGCCTCGCAGCTGACCATCCGCTTGTCGAGCAATTTTGGGAAACGGTTCAATACATAAACAACGCCAGGGAAGCCGACACCGAAGAGTTCCTGAACCATTCCAATAAACATGAACAGATCGCCATCAACCTGAACCAGTACAGAAAAGAATGCCTGCACCAGGGACAGGAACTCCCCGATATGAACCAGCTGAAGAAGCTGCTCAAACACGGCAAACGCCACAAGCTCATCGCCTCCGGCAAGAACGTGTCCAGCCGTTGGGAAAAATACAAGTCCTCAGACCTGGACGAAAGCGGAAAGCAAATATGGAAACCGAAGGTTCACCGTTGCTGGATATTCAAACGATAG
- a CDS encoding pentapeptide repeat-containing protein: MANPEHVEILEQGVVTWNGWRKDNPYVKPDLKGANLREAFLQGAILYSADLQGADLKGADLKGADLLAASLEGADLSGAYLKGARLTSANLNMAFLIEAHLEGARLNGAQLKGAILYLAHLEGANLIQANLDGASVQGVTYDNAMRCRVINVQNCVGSQRFIRHVADLDYIEETREKHPVKHFLWSYTSDCGCCWELLFVWCVFIVGLFAVFFDWAGTPLPLISSIMAFTSFGFIDANAHSTGELILICVEAMLGFVMFGCLVSLISSMMARRSG, translated from the coding sequence GTGGCAAACCCAGAGCATGTGGAAATATTGGAGCAAGGTGTTGTGACTTGGAATGGGTGGAGAAAAGATAATCCTTATGTGAAACCTGACCTTAAGGGGGCAAACCTCCGGGAGGCGTTTCTCCAAGGGGCGATCCTCTATTCGGCGGATCTGCAAGGGGCGGACCTCAAAGGGGCAGATCTCAAAGGAGCGGACCTTTTGGCAGCGTCCCTCGAAGGGGCGGATCTCAGTGGTGCTTACCTTAAAGGAGCTCGCCTCACCTCGGCGAACCTCAATATGGCTTTCCTTATTGAGGCACACCTTGAAGGGGCTCGGCTTAATGGGGCTCAACTCAAAGGAGCGATCCTTTATTTGGCTCACCTGGAAGGGGCGAATCTCATTCAGGCGAACTTGGACGGTGCCAGTGTCCAAGGAGTCACATATGATAATGCTATGCGTTGCCGAGTCATCAATGTTCAAAACTGTGTCGGTAGTCAACGCTTCATCCGCCACGTCGCAGATTTGGATTACATTGAAGAAACAAGAGAAAAGCATCCCGTAAAGCATTTTCTGTGGAGTTATACATCCGACTGTGGCTGTTGTTGGGAGCTTCTGTTCGTATGGTGCGTTTTTATTGTCGGTCTTTTTGCCGTATTTTTCGATTGGGCTGGAACACCATTGCCACTCATTTCTAGCATTATGGCGTTTACATCCTTTGGTTTCATTGACGCCAACGCACACTCGACGGGAGAATTGATTCTCATTTGTGTTGAAGCAATGCTTGGCTTTGTAATGTTCGGTTGCCTGGTCTCGTTGATATCTTCCATGATGGCTCGTCGAAGTGGATAA